In Risungbinella massiliensis, a single window of DNA contains:
- the ku gene encoding non-homologous end joining protein Ku, translated as MWKGSISFGLVNIPIKMYAATEEKNIRFRYLHEKCQTPIQTVRTCPHCQVEVPWNEVVKGYEYADGRFVLMEKEELEKLLPDENKAIEILDFVDLSEIDPIYFQKTYYLGGQDQNSKAYALLREALRKTGKIGVAQITIRSKQTLGVLRVLEDCLILETIFYPDEIRATDQVPYVPAGQDLPAKELEMAEKLIENLTTPFDATKYKDEYRERVQEAVEQKIHGQQIVESPSPKPEKVVDLMEALKASLEATKPKKKTTRRKKATS; from the coding sequence ATGTGGAAAGGTTCGATTAGTTTTGGGTTGGTCAACATCCCAATCAAAATGTATGCTGCAACAGAAGAGAAAAATATTCGTTTTCGCTACCTGCATGAAAAATGCCAAACACCAATTCAAACAGTTCGTACTTGCCCTCACTGTCAAGTAGAAGTTCCATGGAATGAGGTGGTCAAAGGGTATGAATATGCTGACGGCAGATTTGTTCTCATGGAGAAAGAGGAACTTGAAAAACTATTACCTGATGAGAACAAAGCGATCGAAATTCTTGATTTTGTAGATCTGTCTGAGATTGATCCTATTTATTTCCAAAAGACGTATTATTTAGGTGGACAAGATCAAAACTCCAAGGCGTATGCGTTACTTCGTGAGGCTTTACGCAAAACAGGCAAAATTGGTGTAGCTCAGATCACGATTCGGTCTAAACAGACATTAGGAGTATTACGAGTCTTAGAAGATTGCCTTATCTTAGAAACGATCTTCTATCCTGATGAAATTCGTGCTACGGATCAGGTTCCATATGTACCAGCAGGACAGGATCTTCCAGCAAAAGAGTTGGAAATGGCTGAGAAACTGATTGAGAATCTTACCACCCCATTTGATGCGACGAAATACAAAGACGAGTATCGCGAGCGAGTACAAGAAGCAGTGGAACAGAAGATACACGGACAACAAATTGTGGAATCCCCAAGTCCAAAACCGGAGAAAGTAGTAGACTTGATGGAAGCATTAAAGGCAAGTCTAGAAGCGACGAAACCGAAGAAAAAGACTACAAGACGCAAAAAGGCTACATCATAA
- a CDS encoding DinB family protein — translation MDSLYLIQKKEDYCQEIGHLVSMMNYVRDRTKRTVDGLSIEQLDMVVEKDGNSIGALLLHMAAVEVYYQALTFEGRGLNKEEESKWLVALNLGEKARKEIRGYPLSYYLSILDDTREHSLTTFRELDQSWLFREIPFWQNKPSNHYFCWFHVIEDEIRHVGQIVRQKKRIV, via the coding sequence TTGGATTCTCTTTATCTCATACAAAAAAAAGAAGACTATTGCCAAGAAATCGGACACTTAGTCTCCATGATGAATTATGTACGAGACCGTACCAAACGAACAGTGGACGGACTTAGTATAGAACAACTGGACATGGTGGTAGAAAAAGACGGAAACTCCATCGGAGCGCTTCTCCTCCATATGGCAGCAGTGGAAGTCTATTATCAAGCTCTTACGTTTGAGGGAAGGGGTCTAAATAAAGAAGAAGAGAGTAAATGGTTAGTTGCCTTAAATCTTGGAGAGAAGGCACGTAAAGAAATTCGAGGTTACCCACTTTCTTACTATCTAAGCATTTTAGATGATACACGCGAACACTCGTTAACAACATTTCGAGAACTCGATCAATCATGGCTATTCCGCGAGATTCCATTTTGGCAGAACAAGCCATCTAATCACTACTTTTGTTGGTTTCATGTAATAGAAGATGAGATTCGCCATGTTGGTCAAATAGTGCGACAAAAGAAACGCATAGTGTAA
- a CDS encoding heavy metal translocating P-type ATPase translates to MAKSEEQSVYRLQGLTCTSCAAKFERNVCELPGVKEAKVNFGAAKLTVIGTATVDELEQAGAFDHIQVRSEGQVPTPKVPFWQKKENLLVLCSAVFLAGGFFSNQLYGEESLQSIILFLSSILIGGWGLFREGFRNLIRLQFDMKTLMTIAILGAATIGEWGEGATVVILFAISEALESYSMDRARRSIQSLLDISPKQALVIRDGMEQLIEVEKIEIGDTLLVQPNKKIAMDGVVQEGSSHVQQASITGESIPVEKSVGDEVYAGTLNEEGVLRIQVTKRVEDTTLARIIQLVEDAQSEKAPAQAFVDRFARYYTPAILLIGFLIAFVPPLFTGEWQEWIYRGLSILVVGCPCALVISTPVAIVTAIGNAAKHGVLVKGGVYLEELGQIEKIAFDKTGTLTEGKPVVTDWENIQTEEEERNLQIAVALERNSTHPLAAAIMSYGEKQLEQPRSLTAENFVSITGSGVQAEIEGVTYILGKPRYWGDGQLDLQVHSRVEQLQSEGKTVMLLGTQSQILSIIAVRDKIRSSSKKVIKQLAQLGLKQSLLLTGDNEQTAKAIATELGIQEVHAELLPEQKLEVIKDTQKEHSIAMVGDGVNDAPALAAATVGIAMGGAGTDTALETADLALMGDDLRKLPFAIGLSRKTMTIIKQNIAFALGIKLLALLLIIPGFLTLWLAVFADMGGTLIVTLNALRLLKNKENS, encoded by the coding sequence ATGGCGAAATCTGAGGAGCAATCGGTCTATCGTTTGCAAGGCTTAACCTGTACCTCGTGTGCTGCCAAATTTGAACGGAATGTGTGCGAGTTACCAGGTGTAAAGGAAGCCAAAGTGAATTTTGGAGCTGCTAAGTTGACTGTGATCGGAACAGCAACTGTTGATGAACTGGAACAAGCAGGTGCTTTTGACCATATTCAGGTAAGATCTGAGGGACAAGTGCCTACACCAAAAGTGCCTTTTTGGCAAAAGAAAGAGAATCTCCTTGTACTGTGTTCTGCGGTCTTTTTGGCTGGTGGTTTTTTCTCTAATCAACTTTATGGAGAAGAAAGTCTACAATCTATCATCCTGTTTCTAAGCTCGATTTTGATTGGAGGATGGGGACTTTTTCGAGAAGGGTTCCGTAACCTCATACGCTTGCAATTTGATATGAAGACCCTGATGACCATTGCGATTTTGGGTGCTGCTACGATTGGGGAATGGGGTGAAGGGGCAACGGTGGTAATTCTGTTTGCCATCAGTGAGGCACTTGAAAGCTATTCAATGGATCGGGCACGTCGCTCGATTCAGTCTTTACTGGACATTTCTCCCAAACAGGCTCTTGTCATTCGAGATGGAATGGAACAGCTGATAGAAGTGGAAAAGATCGAGATCGGAGATACTCTCCTAGTTCAACCAAATAAAAAGATCGCCATGGATGGGGTGGTGCAAGAAGGAAGTTCTCATGTTCAGCAAGCTTCGATCACAGGTGAGTCTATTCCAGTGGAAAAAAGCGTTGGGGACGAAGTATACGCAGGTACGCTGAACGAAGAAGGCGTCCTCCGCATTCAGGTTACCAAGCGAGTAGAGGATACGACATTAGCGAGAATTATCCAATTGGTAGAAGACGCCCAATCAGAAAAGGCTCCTGCCCAAGCATTTGTGGACCGTTTTGCTCGGTACTATACCCCTGCTATCCTCTTGATTGGATTTTTGATCGCTTTTGTTCCACCCCTTTTTACAGGAGAGTGGCAAGAGTGGATCTATCGTGGACTTTCCATCCTTGTTGTTGGTTGTCCTTGCGCCCTTGTTATTTCTACTCCTGTGGCCATCGTGACCGCGATAGGAAATGCTGCCAAGCATGGGGTTCTAGTCAAAGGTGGAGTCTACTTAGAGGAATTAGGACAGATTGAAAAGATCGCTTTTGATAAAACAGGAACATTAACAGAAGGAAAACCGGTGGTAACCGATTGGGAGAACATCCAAACGGAAGAGGAAGAACGAAACCTCCAAATTGCGGTTGCTCTAGAACGAAATTCGACACATCCTCTTGCTGCTGCGATTATGAGCTATGGAGAAAAACAGCTTGAACAACCTAGATCACTTACAGCCGAAAATTTTGTCTCTATAACAGGAAGTGGAGTACAGGCAGAAATCGAAGGTGTGACCTATATACTGGGAAAACCTCGCTATTGGGGAGATGGTCAGCTTGATTTACAAGTCCACTCACGAGTAGAGCAGCTACAGAGTGAAGGGAAAACAGTGATGCTTCTCGGGACACAGAGCCAGATTCTCAGTATCATTGCCGTTCGAGATAAGATTCGTTCTTCGAGTAAAAAGGTAATTAAACAATTGGCTCAGCTTGGATTAAAACAATCGCTATTACTTACAGGGGACAATGAACAAACAGCGAAAGCAATAGCAACAGAACTCGGGATCCAAGAAGTGCATGCAGAACTATTACCAGAACAAAAATTAGAAGTGATCAAAGATACTCAAAAAGAACATTCGATCGCCATGGTAGGAGATGGGGTTAATGATGCTCCAGCTTTAGCTGCTGCAACAGTGGGGATTGCCATGGGGGGAGCAGGTACGGACACTGCCTTGGAAACAGCTGACCTTGCTCTGATGGGAGATGATCTTCGGAAACTTCCTTTTGCGATCGGTCTTAGTCGGAAAACGATGACGATCATTAAGCAGAACATCGCTTTTGCTCTGGGAATCAAGTTATTAGCTCTACTCTTGATTATTCCAGGTTTTCTAACCCTCTGGTTAGCGGTGTTTGCAGATATGGGTGGGACGTTGATCGTCACCTTAAATGCACTTCGCTTGTTGAAAAATAAAGAGAACTCATAA
- a CDS encoding cupin domain-containing protein yields MNQPHYTSPCFNLFYDVNENTVFQQNEENYINQLSVKELSSLENVSLLDIFLSKGHIVEPHYHQNAAELVYVISGKARISTLNPFTNKVLTYKATPGQVVNIPKGWWHWQIALKNNTHLLAIFDAPTPEVILGSDILRKTPIDILAYTYCLDEDAISRALAPIRKSVFIGPPNDCYRTHSDAINTHTFKQYKGHHDSLS; encoded by the coding sequence ATGAATCAACCACACTATACTTCTCCCTGCTTCAATTTATTTTACGATGTTAATGAAAATACTGTTTTCCAACAGAATGAAGAAAACTATATTAATCAATTATCTGTTAAAGAACTATCCTCTCTAGAAAATGTCTCCTTACTTGATATTTTTTTGAGTAAGGGACATATTGTAGAACCACATTATCATCAAAATGCTGCTGAGTTGGTGTATGTTATTTCAGGAAAAGCTCGCATTTCTACCCTTAATCCATTTACCAATAAAGTTCTTACTTATAAAGCCACGCCAGGGCAAGTTGTGAACATACCCAAAGGGTGGTGGCATTGGCAAATTGCATTAAAAAATAACACACACCTGCTAGCTATATTTGATGCGCCTACTCCAGAAGTTATTTTAGGGTCTGATATTTTACGAAAGACACCTATCGATATTTTAGCTTACACATATTGTTTAGATGAAGATGCCATTTCCAGAGCACTCGCTCCCATTCGCAAATCCGTGTTTATTGGTCCACCTAACGATTGTTATCGAACTCACTCTGATGCGATCAACACACATACTTTTAAACAATACAAAGGGCATCATGACTCTTTATCGTAA
- a CDS encoding VanZ family protein: protein MPWGLFFRYQQKTPLWTMVISMILITLIDIQFATGRGSLDIDDFILNILGVYLGVVLYPVCQKVIQVR from the coding sequence ATTCCATGGGGGCTTTTTTTCCGATACCAGCAAAAGACCCCACTTTGGACAATGGTCATTTCCATGATCCTGATTACCCTCATCGATATCCAATTTGCCACAGGACGTGGCAGTTTGGATATCGATGATTTCATCTTAAATATATTAGGCGTCTATTTAGGGGTCGTTCTGTATCCTGTTTGTCAAAAAGTAATCCAGGTTCGATGA
- the panD gene encoding aspartate 1-decarboxylase, producing MFREMMKSKIHRATVTEANLHYVGSITIDEAILEQVDILPNEKVQIVNNNNGARLETYVIPGARGSGVICLNGAAARLVQPGDTVIIMSYVWLEEREALHHQPKIAIMDEKNQIAELIAAELHGTIA from the coding sequence ATGTTTCGTGAAATGATGAAATCCAAGATTCATCGCGCTACGGTAACAGAAGCAAATTTACATTATGTTGGTAGCATTACGATCGATGAAGCGATTTTGGAACAAGTCGATATATTGCCAAATGAAAAGGTACAGATCGTGAACAACAACAATGGCGCGCGTTTAGAGACATATGTTATCCCTGGTGCGAGAGGAAGCGGAGTGATCTGCTTAAACGGTGCAGCTGCTCGTTTAGTACAACCAGGTGATACTGTGATCATTATGTCTTATGTATGGTTGGAGGAACGCGAAGCATTACACCATCAACCGAAAATCGCAATAATGGATGAAAAAAATCAGATTGCAGAATTGATTGCAGCTGAATTGCATGGCACGATTGCTTGA
- a CDS encoding ArsR/SmtB family transcription factor, with product MKKEDICEITCVEEGKVRMVKEKVEQENFQDTAQIFKALSDPTRLKIAFAILEAKELCVCDVANVLDSSIATASHHLRLLRNMGLAKYRKEGKMVYYSLDDEHVQQLVTLALVHQKEGKRDGEI from the coding sequence ATGAAAAAAGAGGATATCTGTGAAATTACTTGTGTGGAAGAAGGTAAAGTCCGCATGGTGAAAGAGAAAGTAGAGCAAGAGAACTTTCAAGATACTGCTCAGATTTTTAAAGCATTATCTGATCCTACACGGTTAAAAATTGCTTTTGCCATTCTCGAAGCAAAGGAGCTGTGTGTTTGTGATGTAGCGAATGTCCTCGATTCATCCATCGCTACAGCATCACACCATTTGCGCCTCCTGCGGAACATGGGACTTGCAAAATACCGAAAAGAAGGAAAGATGGTCTATTATTCGTTGGATGATGAACACGTTCAACAGTTAGTCACATTAGCTTTAGTCCATCAGAAAGAAGGGAAGAGGGATGGCGAAATCTGA
- the panC gene encoding pantoate--beta-alanine ligase, whose translation MKQISSISQLQTELAAYHSRTIGFVPTMGFLHAGHLSLVHQAVSECDLVVMSIFVNPLQFGPNEDLARYPRDIERDRELAEQAGVDILFTPTVEEMYPRKIQTQVQVSGVTEKLCGASRPGHFEGVATVVSKLFHIVGPNRAYFGLKDAQQVAVIEQMVFDLSFPVTIVPCEIVRDTDGIAKSSRNVYLSAEERTQALILSRSLKQVKEMVEQGALTNQHDVRNFLIEQIELQPLAKIDYVEVLSYPTLTEPRNLFTETILIAVAVYFGNTRLLDNVILNK comes from the coding sequence ATGAAACAGATCTCATCAATATCACAACTACAAACCGAACTAGCAGCATATCACTCTCGAACGATTGGTTTTGTACCAACAATGGGCTTTCTACATGCTGGCCACTTATCTCTTGTTCATCAGGCTGTATCGGAGTGTGATCTTGTTGTTATGTCTATTTTTGTTAATCCGCTTCAATTTGGACCAAACGAGGATCTAGCTAGGTATCCTCGTGATATAGAACGAGATCGGGAACTTGCTGAGCAAGCTGGAGTCGATATTTTGTTTACGCCAACCGTTGAGGAGATGTACCCACGGAAGATACAGACCCAAGTTCAAGTAAGCGGGGTAACAGAAAAACTATGTGGAGCTTCTCGTCCTGGTCATTTTGAAGGAGTGGCAACGGTTGTAAGCAAGTTATTCCATATAGTGGGACCAAATCGTGCTTACTTTGGACTAAAAGATGCACAGCAAGTAGCGGTGATTGAGCAGATGGTATTCGATCTCTCTTTTCCAGTTACCATTGTCCCTTGTGAAATTGTCCGAGATACAGATGGTATAGCGAAGAGTTCTCGAAATGTGTATCTTTCAGCAGAAGAACGAACACAAGCTTTGATTTTGTCTCGCTCACTAAAGCAAGTTAAAGAGATGGTGGAGCAGGGAGCATTAACAAATCAACACGATGTACGTAACTTTTTAATCGAGCAAATCGAGTTGCAACCACTTGCGAAAATTGATTATGTGGAAGTATTATCCTATCCAACCCTCACAGAACCAAGAAATCTTTTTACAGAGACAATTCTTATCGCAGTGGCAGTTTATTTTGGAAACACTAGACTTCTAGATAATGTGATCTTAAACAAATAA
- the panB gene encoding 3-methyl-2-oxobutanoate hydroxymethyltransferase codes for MLKVTTRTLRKNKQEKRPIAMITAYDYPSAKIAEEAGAEILLVGDSLGMVVLGYDSTIPVTLSDMLHHTKAVSRGVNNAMVVADLPFATAHLSRSEVIRSAACLLQEGGAYAVKMEGGDEILENLSACVAAGIPVMAHLGLTPQSVNQLGGYLYQGKDEVTAQKLIQDAQKVEAAGAFALVLECVPEELAEVITESLSIPVIGIGAGRYVDGQVLVYHDLLGLSGQWHPSFVKVYAEVGKQMTAAISHYVTEVKNRQFPEEAHVRHVAPETVGNLYGGKGIQ; via the coding sequence ATGTTAAAGGTCACCACTCGTACATTACGAAAGAACAAACAAGAAAAGCGGCCAATTGCGATGATTACGGCTTACGATTATCCAAGTGCTAAGATAGCGGAAGAAGCAGGAGCGGAAATTCTGCTAGTGGGTGATTCGCTTGGTATGGTCGTATTGGGATACGATTCGACAATCCCAGTAACACTCTCTGATATGTTGCACCATACCAAAGCTGTTAGCAGAGGAGTGAATAATGCGATGGTAGTGGCAGATTTGCCATTTGCCACAGCTCATCTGTCACGTAGTGAGGTGATTCGCTCAGCAGCTTGTCTCTTACAAGAAGGAGGAGCTTATGCAGTGAAAATGGAGGGAGGAGATGAGATTCTCGAAAATCTCTCTGCCTGTGTAGCTGCTGGAATTCCAGTAATGGCCCATCTTGGACTGACTCCTCAGTCAGTAAATCAATTAGGTGGATACCTATACCAAGGTAAAGATGAGGTGACTGCACAAAAATTGATCCAAGATGCACAAAAAGTGGAGGCGGCTGGAGCTTTTGCATTGGTATTGGAATGTGTTCCGGAAGAACTAGCAGAAGTGATAACCGAATCACTTAGCATCCCTGTTATCGGTATTGGAGCAGGGCGTTATGTGGATGGGCAAGTTTTGGTCTATCATGATCTATTAGGACTATCTGGTCAGTGGCATCCTTCTTTTGTCAAGGTGTATGCTGAAGTGGGTAAACAGATGACGGCAGCGATCTCTCACTATGTGACGGAAGTGAAAAACCGCCAATTCCCAGAGGAAGCTCATGTTCGGCATGTAGCACCAGAAACTGTTGGGAATCTGTACGGAGGGAAGGGTATTCAGTGA
- a CDS encoding ZIP family metal transporter: protein MDWTLPILVIVIGIVGFVLGASVSYTTTRIPFLTPPLVYTFSGGIIMGLLLLELLPEAIEDSPWYYLLVGLLIGFGFLSLFGQISRKLVLFHSNHQTETFLLFCIAISIHNIPLGITLGSMEHLSIPLLIALAFHHIPEGIALFSPLMRKRFPVRFILWTSFLLSLSLGLGSFLGGGFSKSDSGLVAVLMGISIAILCHITFSELLHKGYRDLSKGKWIVGALAGVGFCYLFLQLIPVHHHH from the coding sequence ATGGACTGGACTCTCCCGATCCTCGTGATCGTAATCGGAATAGTTGGCTTTGTGTTAGGTGCATCTGTAAGTTACACAACGACTCGTATCCCTTTTCTTACTCCGCCATTGGTCTATACCTTTTCGGGTGGAATTATCATGGGACTATTACTTTTGGAACTCTTGCCGGAAGCAATAGAAGACTCTCCATGGTACTATCTCTTAGTTGGGTTACTAATTGGTTTTGGATTCTTATCCTTGTTCGGACAAATCTCACGAAAATTAGTCCTTTTTCATTCAAATCATCAGACAGAGACGTTTCTCTTGTTTTGTATTGCCATCAGCATCCATAATATCCCTCTTGGTATCACCTTAGGTTCTATGGAACATCTCTCTATACCTCTCCTAATCGCACTTGCATTTCATCATATTCCAGAGGGAATTGCCCTTTTTTCTCCGTTGATGCGGAAACGTTTTCCAGTTAGATTCATTCTGTGGACTAGTTTCCTTCTTTCCTTATCTCTAGGACTTGGGTCTTTTCTCGGAGGTGGGTTCTCTAAATCGGATTCAGGTCTTGTAGCAGTTTTGATGGGCATTTCTATTGCTATTTTGTGCCATATTACGTTCTCGGAGTTATTACATAAGGGGTATCGAGATTTAAGTAAGGGAAAGTGGATAGTAGGGGCATTAGCAGGGGTTGGCTTTTGTTATTTGTTCTTGCAACTTATACCGGTACATCATCATCATTAA
- a CDS encoding tetratricopeptide repeat protein, translated as MYHQKWLEVVQSALGEIEADYPVCNDQDRPKMRQRLQTIKESCDQLLESWAEVEERIALLVSQFPELADIGDNKEEIQEEVWLHESSVRSFRQGQGYYGLSMFQEAQEVFQQVVEQEPDFVLGRLYLALSQFQEGNWEEALAHFRMVIATSPHEAFTSFAQHMTGCIYVQQGNDQAALKEFAKVVSHSSDCGDAWFNLGACHFRLGSYYEAIPYFYHAINIAEDDWEAMYYLAECYAKYQEWESVHFWRLACLEKTQHPQIVEALAHDYEEINDTSQAIFWYRRLLQFPTYEITAIHGISWNLWRQGEKSEAIAWLKKGLTLQSAHPELLFLYGWFLWSEGQLDRLEILIQNLPSNLSDKAIWNVLSARLQFSQGNYENAFQVLDAVIEKETGNLKSLGHFQKGRLLLELGRVEEAVTHFRLAQQQTKRWEEPAIYLGICQMVEERKV; from the coding sequence ATGTATCATCAAAAATGGTTGGAAGTTGTACAAAGTGCGTTGGGGGAAATTGAGGCCGATTATCCTGTATGTAATGATCAAGATCGCCCCAAAATGCGCCAACGTTTGCAGACAATCAAAGAATCGTGCGATCAGCTTCTAGAGTCATGGGCAGAAGTGGAAGAAAGAATTGCCCTGTTGGTATCTCAGTTTCCGGAACTAGCTGATATAGGGGATAACAAGGAAGAGATTCAAGAAGAAGTATGGTTGCATGAATCCTCAGTTCGTAGTTTTCGACAAGGACAAGGATACTATGGTCTAAGTATGTTCCAAGAAGCACAAGAAGTGTTCCAGCAAGTAGTGGAACAGGAACCAGACTTTGTATTGGGACGACTTTACTTGGCTTTAAGCCAATTCCAGGAAGGCAATTGGGAGGAGGCTCTCGCTCATTTTCGGATGGTAATTGCTACATCCCCTCATGAAGCTTTTACCAGTTTTGCCCAACATATGACTGGATGTATCTATGTTCAACAAGGAAATGATCAAGCCGCTCTCAAAGAGTTTGCCAAAGTAGTTTCCCATTCCTCAGATTGTGGAGATGCTTGGTTTAACTTAGGTGCTTGTCATTTTCGTCTGGGCTCTTATTACGAAGCAATTCCTTATTTTTATCATGCTATTAACATTGCAGAAGATGATTGGGAAGCAATGTATTATCTCGCAGAATGTTATGCCAAATACCAAGAATGGGAAAGTGTTCATTTTTGGAGGCTGGCCTGTTTAGAAAAAACGCAACATCCTCAAATTGTGGAAGCACTAGCTCATGACTACGAGGAGATTAATGATACTTCCCAAGCAATCTTTTGGTATCGACGTTTGCTTCAATTCCCAACATACGAGATCACCGCAATTCATGGGATATCTTGGAATCTGTGGCGTCAAGGGGAAAAATCCGAAGCGATTGCATGGCTCAAAAAAGGACTAACTCTTCAATCAGCTCATCCCGAACTCTTATTTTTATATGGTTGGTTTCTCTGGTCTGAGGGGCAACTAGATCGATTGGAAATATTGATCCAAAACTTACCGAGTAACTTGTCAGATAAAGCTATTTGGAACGTTTTATCTGCACGACTCCAATTCTCACAAGGTAACTACGAGAACGCATTCCAGGTATTAGATGCTGTAATTGAAAAAGAAACAGGAAATTTAAAGTCATTAGGCCACTTTCAAAAAGGTCGATTGCTGTTGGAGTTGGGAAGAGTAGAAGAGGCAGTAACCCATTTTCGTTTGGCCCAACAACAAACCAAACGTTGGGAAGAGCCTGCTATCTATTTAGGAATTTGCCAGATGGTAGAAGAAAGGAAAGTATAA
- a CDS encoding TVP38/TMEM64 family protein yields the protein MTIHTLIDFYQSLGAWAILVSLGFNILLNILGFLPSVFLTLANVAVWGPWFGGVLSWVAEVIGSVCAFVLYRFGLTRGGEKLKSEKWERWFIRLQRWSNGKQAYLIFLARCIPVLPSGVVNLFGVLAKIQITSFVLGTVLGKIPSIAVEVSISSGLLAMNKGWTQLSIVLVVVLIGFVLFRKKKVS from the coding sequence GTGACGATTCATACACTCATCGATTTTTATCAATCTCTAGGCGCTTGGGCGATCTTGGTTAGCCTTGGCTTCAATATACTCTTAAATATTCTTGGCTTTCTTCCTTCTGTCTTTCTCACATTGGCAAACGTGGCTGTTTGGGGGCCTTGGTTTGGTGGAGTCCTCTCATGGGTGGCAGAAGTGATTGGCTCGGTCTGTGCCTTCGTCCTTTACCGCTTTGGACTTACTCGTGGAGGAGAGAAGCTGAAATCAGAGAAGTGGGAGAGATGGTTTATCCGTTTGCAGAGATGGTCTAATGGTAAACAGGCTTATCTTATATTCTTAGCGCGCTGTATACCTGTATTACCATCGGGAGTGGTTAATCTCTTTGGTGTTCTTGCGAAGATTCAGATCACCAGTTTTGTGTTGGGGACGGTACTTGGAAAAATACCATCCATTGCCGTAGAAGTATCCATAAGTAGTGGTCTTTTAGCAATGAATAAAGGGTGGACTCAGCTGAGTATTGTACTGGTTGTTGTGCTGATTGGATTTGTTCTGTTTCGGAAGAAGAAAGTATCCTAG
- a CDS encoding flavin-containing monooxygenase, which translates to MNNSINPTVIVGSGQAGLEMAYALTQTKIPFLLLESEKRVGESWRNRYDSLVLFTPRKYSSLTGYLFPGDPEECPTKDEVADYLEAYVQYFDFPIHYQTKVLSIHQVGQNSFLLRTNQGEIQAANVILATGGFAYPNIPPFANTLSSKTVQLHSSQYRNPNSLQSGSVLVVGAGNSGAHIAAELGQDRHVYLSTSHPISFAPLRLFGKSIFWYFDKLGLVQSPLTSKRGKLVARQREKVYGSFAKNQIRAGKIQIVPRVTGAHHNQVLLQDGQNLLVDNIIWATGFTPDFSWIQIPDTVDSDGKPYHHLGVSPVAGIYYIGLPWQRSRGSSLMGWVKNDATYLASKIKHFQR; encoded by the coding sequence ATGAATAATTCTATCAATCCCACAGTAATTGTAGGATCAGGGCAAGCAGGGTTAGAAATGGCTTATGCTTTAACCCAAACAAAGATCCCCTTCCTACTCTTAGAATCAGAAAAACGCGTTGGGGAAAGTTGGCGAAACCGTTATGATTCTCTCGTCCTTTTCACTCCACGTAAATATAGTAGTCTAACTGGGTATCTCTTCCCAGGTGACCCAGAAGAATGTCCTACCAAAGACGAGGTCGCCGACTATCTAGAAGCATATGTGCAATATTTTGACTTTCCAATTCACTATCAAACAAAGGTACTCTCCATACATCAGGTAGGTCAGAACTCTTTTCTCCTACGCACAAATCAAGGTGAGATCCAAGCAGCAAATGTTATCTTAGCAACCGGGGGTTTCGCTTATCCCAATATCCCACCGTTTGCAAATACTCTATCCTCTAAAACAGTCCAACTACATAGCTCGCAGTATCGAAATCCAAACTCACTACAGTCAGGAAGTGTACTAGTGGTGGGTGCAGGGAACTCCGGTGCTCATATTGCAGCAGAATTAGGTCAAGATCGGCATGTATACTTATCAACTAGTCATCCTATCTCGTTCGCTCCTTTACGCTTGTTTGGAAAAAGCATCTTTTGGTATTTTGATAAGCTAGGTTTGGTTCAAAGTCCCCTTACTAGCAAGCGTGGCAAACTCGTAGCTCGCCAGCGTGAAAAAGTATATGGGAGCTTTGCCAAAAATCAGATACGTGCTGGGAAAATACAAATAGTACCAAGAGTAACAGGAGCACACCATAACCAAGTATTGTTGCAAGATGGACAAAACCTTTTGGTGGACAATATCATCTGGGCGACTGGTTTCACTCCTGATTTTAGCTGGATTCAGATACCAGACACAGTTGATTCAGACGGAAAACCATACCATCACTTGGGCGTGAGTCCTGTCGCTGGAATCTATTACATCGGCTTACCATGGCAGCGTTCTAGGGGGTCTTCCCTAATGGGATGGGTTAAAAATGATGCTACCTATCTGGCTTCAAAGATCAAACATTTCCAAAGATAA